The Bombus pascuorum chromosome 12, iyBomPasc1.1, whole genome shotgun sequence genome contains the following window.
ATACCTCGTTCCACACGTGGAAATTCCTACGATATGATCGGATCGCGGTGAAAAATGATGGAACCGCGTGCGGCGTATACGATCGATACGCGCTGCAACTACCCAAGTATACTTAGACGTAATACTTGCCATATCGAATCGCTGTTCATCTCCTCCATAACTTTCCCCTCGGCATCGACGAAATAGTCGACGGTCAAGCTGCTCTGAGTATCGTGCGCGCTCGCATAATTGGTTACCACGCGACAAGGTAGTCCCAGTGTACGGCAAACGGTGGCCAACACTCCTGAGAATACCCAGCATTGACCATACTTGACCGGTTTCTTCGTCTTATAGTATTGTTGCAGGATCTTTTGCGAACCCAACCATTTGGTCGGTGGTGTACCACCTCCAAAATCGTCGGACCAGTTACCCATTACCGCGCCGTTGTCATCCGGCGAATTTACCTGTAACGCGGTAACTTTGCTTGAGTTTGCTCGAAGATCGAGAGCAAGAAGACGTATCAGAACCAAGTGGATTCGAGTACTCACAGCTGCCGACAGAATGCGAGATATAACGACAGGGTCGTTTCTGCCGTGTATTCGAACTTTCCCAACTTGAATCATCAGATGCAGCGCGCAATCTAATATATCTCGCTCGAACTGCGAATATTTCCAAACCGTTGGTCTCAGACGATTGTAGCTTCCACGCCATATCAAACCATCCTCCGCCATCACGTACTCCTGTCGCTGATCCTCCTCCTCCATGTACACCGCGTCCTctggaaaattttcaaaaaatcatCGTCCCGCATATTCGGACGATTCATTTATCGAAATCGAGTTTCCCTACCTCTGCACCAGGGATTGAAAATTAGATAAAACGGTTGTTTCACCGTGTAACTAACGGCTCCGTCTAAATTCTTGTTCTTGGTGTCGATGTCTATCCTCCACTTGCCTATTATCGCGTCGGGAGCTGCTACGATCTGAGAAAGTGACAAAAGAAGAATCGCTCGTGTTACGACCGCGCCGATGGAAAACGAATGAAAGATGATACGCCTTTGATCGCTTACCttcaatcgaataaaattgtgTTGAATAGCGTCAATGGTGGCATGCCAGGAACCCTCGGACGGTTCTCCCGGATAAAGAACAGCCGTCGCAACGAGGGTTCCGTGCCCGTATAGCGGCCTCTCGACTCCGTCAACCGTGAAAATTATCGACATACCATCGATACTTGGCTCGTAATCTCTGGACAAAGTCAAGTGTAAGTAAAATTCTTGTCCCCGTCTAACGACCAGCCTAGATTTGTCGTCCTGTCTGGCCATCAAGTCGTATCTGGATGTTCTATGATTGAATCCATTCTCAGCGATACACGGATCCACGTCTGCGATCGTCAACACTGGAACTCCAAAATCTTCCCCTGCGAACAGAATACGAGTACGACTTTTTTACCGATTTAACTTCGTTTACGTGCGACGCGACGGTTCCAACGTACGAAACACGCTTtacataacgatatttctAATTCTGCCAACATCCTGAAACACTTAAGTAAATTCGTACGTATGGCGAATTGCCAACGACGATGAAGATACGATCCaatggaataattaaaaattgcctGGTCTTTTGTTATTTGCGAGATTTCGAAAGGAGGAACACCGCGCGTCGAAAGGTTCAAGATAAAAACGAGATCGCGAGAATACGAGCACTCACAGTAAAATCTGAAGGGAAAGGGATTGGGACGGCGATCATTGAAAGACCGGTAACGATCGTAAAATCTATAAAACATCCTTCGAGGACTCGGGAATGCAAACTCGTCCCtcgaaaacgaacgaaagactGAATCCATCGGCGGATTTCGCGCCGCGGTCCTTCGACTGCTCAGAGTTCTATGAAATCACTGAGAGTGAGCGATCGCTCCCCGTTCTGGAAATAAGGAAGAAATTGCAATGCTGTATATTGTACATGACTGTATGGTACGTAACGGCGAGACGAGGTGCTCCGCTTAGCGCGCCGCGCCGCCCTGCACGTTGGGTGGGTTGCTATATTCTAGGAGATACGTCAAGGACTTTTCTGCATCGACGAACGCAACCATACATGGCGTCATCGATGAGTCTAGGTACCACTCGGAGTCACCTACTCTTCATCCTATCGATTATTTCTCACAATTTACTCTGGTAATTACGA
Protein-coding sequences here:
- the LOC132912590 gene encoding annulin isoform X1, with product MDSVFRSFSRDEFAFPSPRRMFYRFYDRYRSFNDRRPNPFPFRFYWEDFGVPVLTIADVDPCIAENGFNHRTSRYDLMARQDDKSRLVVRRGQEFYLHLTLSRDYEPSIDGMSIIFTVDGVERPLYGHGTLVATAVLYPGEPSEGSWHATIDAIQHNFIRLKIVAAPDAIIGKWRIDIDTKNKNLDGAVSYTVKQPFYLIFNPWCREDAVYMEEEDQRQEYVMAEDGLIWRGSYNRLRPTVWKYSQFERDILDCALHLMIQVGKVRIHGRNDPVVISRILSAAVNSPDDNGAVMGNWSDDFGGGTPPTKWLGSQKILQQYYKTKKPVKYGQCWVFSGVLATVCRTLGLPCRVVTNYASAHDTQSSLTVDYFVDAEGKVMEEMNSDSIWNFHVWNEVWMTRLDLSPEYSGWQAIDATPQELSEDAYRCGPASVAAVKKGEVLRPYDNAFLFAEVNADKVFWRYNGPTQPLKLIRKDVYGIGQFISTKAIGRWAREDITHTYKYPEKSEEERAAMLKALRQSQSLFSRYYLNEEFNDVMFNFELRDDIVIGQPFSVVLLIKNRSNYNEYEVSVILRVETVLYTGRVGDPVKRLSIDRLVRPGVLEEVRMDVSWEEYGPRLLNQCAFNISCLATIKNTNFEYFAQDDFRVRKPDIKITLENEPEVGKTLNATAKFQNPLPIPLKKCRFLIEGPGMDEQLKLKLSDQVEVDAYAECSFSMVPKFEGRATIAAKFYSKELEDVDGFVNFMVKSMKAVTNGE